The Sardina pilchardus chromosome 19, fSarPil1.1, whole genome shotgun sequence genome window below encodes:
- the mtpap gene encoding poly(A) RNA polymerase, mitochondrial, which translates to MAASMGASRLHMRGNGQLLKCFQRILTPFQRRAGTNVAACHSLTDHQDVGKTFLALQEERRERAQRSVLISCPPKTTEKKVLKYLSKYGAVNNCFFYDSFGTYAVIEFASRDGICSLHEAASLPSIQYEASVPFKTRLLTLKSTGVDPLDGAASLRLHPQTSMPVNDLIQRLSAEESIDQQLHCLTSTLELTNENIALRFLVCSLLQDIAGAFFPECTIRLFGSTVNGLGKLGADLDLFLDLDTISGRNMKRPSGLFLEYQMKRAASERTVTQNVLSVVGEGLEQFAPGCVGVQKILNARCPLVRFSHQPSGFQCDLTANNRVAMKSSELLWLLSQLDERVRYLVFTVRSWARIHGLTSSIPGAWITNFSLSMLVVFFLQSRPTPILPSLDQLRDLASPADKCVIEENDCTIVSDLSKIQLEPNTESLATLLQEFFEFYSTFAFNRMSINIRKGKQQNKPEAAPLHIQNPFEAEHNVSRNVNATQLERLVALCRESAWQLTHGANLPPSAAGIGAGQPRAPWGVAGLLMPAVAAAAGVKGRGKKKRQLASDRIKTLLQTLKK; encoded by the exons ATGGCGGCCTCCATGGGAGCAAGCAGGTTACATATGCGGGGAAATGGGCAACTGTTGAAATGTTTTCAAAGGATACTGACGCCGTTCCAGAGAAGAGCCGGAACAAATGTTGCGGCTTGTCACTCCCTGACGG ACCACCAAGATGTTGGGAAGACTTTCCTGGCGCTACAGGAGGAGAGGCGTGAGCGTGCTCAGAGATCTGTCTTAATCAGCTGTCCCCCGAAAACTACAGAAAAGAAGGTCCTGAAGTACTTGTCCAAATATGGGGCCGTGAACAACTGCTTCTTCTACGACAGCTTT ggcacaTATGCTGTGATTGAGTTTGCCAGCAGAGATGGCATTTGCTCCCTCCACGAGGCTGCCAGTCTCCCTAGCATCCAGTACGAAGCTTCGGTACCTTTCAAGACCCGCCTCCTCACACTAAAGAGCACTGGAGTGGACCCATTAGATGGGGCAGCCAGCCTAAGGCTACACCCCCAGACATCCATGCCAGTCAATGATTTGATCCAGCGGCTTTCTGCAGAGGAGAGT ATAGACCAGCAGCTGCATTGTCTGACATCAACACTGGAGCTAACCAATGAGAACATTGCTCTTCGCTTCCTGGTTTGCTCCCTGCTCCAAGACATCGCCGGCGCATTCTTCCCAGAATGCACAATCAGGCTGTTCGGTTCGACGGTCAACGGCTTGGGGAAGCTGGGCGCCGACCTCGACCTCTTTCTGGATCTGGACACCATCAGTGGCCGCAACATGAAGAGG CCTTCTGGTCTGTTCCTGGAGTACCAGATGAAGAGGGCGGCCTCAGAGCGGACGGTGACCCAGAACGTGCTGTCCGTGGTGGGGGAGGGCCTGGAGCAGTTTGCCCCTGGCTGTGTCGGGGTGCAGAAGATCCTCAACGCCCGCTGTCCCTTAGTGCGCTTCTCACACCAGCCCTCGGGCTTCCAGTGTGACCTCACGGCCaacaacag GGTGGCGATGAAGAGCTCCGAGCTGCTGTGGCTCCTGAGTCAGCTGGACGAGCGCGTGCGCTACTTGGTGTTCACGGTGCGCTCCTGGGCGCGCATCCACGGCCTCACCAGCTCCATCCCCGGCGCCTGGATCACCAACTTCTCCCTCAGCATGCTGGTGGTGTTCTTCCTGCAGTCGCGCCCCACCCCCATCCTGCCCAGCCTCGACCAGCTCCGCGACCTAGCCA GTCCTGCTGATAAGTGTGTTATTGAAGAAAATGACTGCACAATAGTAAGCGACCTGAGCAAGATCCAACTGGAGCCGAACACAGAATCACTGG CGACGTTGCTGCAAGAGTTCTTTGAGTTTTACTCAACGTTTGCCTTCAATCGCATGTCCATCAACATCAGAAAG gggaAGCAGCAGAACAAGCCTGAGGCGGCGCCGCTGCACATCCAGAACCCGTTCGAGGCGGAGCACAACGTCAGCCGGAACGTCAACGCAACGCAGCTGGAGCGCCTGGTGGCGCTGTGCCGCGAGAGCGCCTGGCAGCTGACGCACGGCGCCAACCTACCGCCGAGCGCCGCGGGCATCGGCGCGGGCCAGCCGCGGGCACCGTGGGGCGTAGCGGGCCTCCTGATGCCGGCGGTGGCCGCGGCGGCAGGGGTGAAAGGTCGCGGGAAAAAGAAGCGGCAGTTGGCGAGCGACAGGATCAAGACCCTGCTGCAGACGCTCAAaaaatga
- the map3k8 gene encoding mitogen-activated protein kinase kinase kinase 8: protein MEFLDDNKNIGINLLLSHLDMEEVLELYENLYPVEDEEEEEEEARSSEEGVSQEDTDQESAGTHTPDVFAQVTCPPGPAGGVQYGNVTDLLAFISRISGTANGVQAPSLVHLNSEIGVLLNKKDMILQNGHYGVDSEVSLFPWKRIYRSVDSAHIPKGAFGRVHLALDCVTRKRMACKLIPLEHFRRSDVEIQARFGHENVAELFGAVLREGTLHVFMEAGEGGSVLEKLDSCGPMREPEVVWVTRQVLQALEYLHSHGVIHHDIKPSNIVLMSTKAVLVDFGLSVQMTGDVYIPRDLRGTEMYMSPELVLCGGHDTKTDIYSLGSTVIHMLTGSAPWVRRFPRTAYPSYLYIIHKYAPPLEEVPESCSNPLRSVLHSALHRNPGLRGSASQLLQHHALHPTTNQTRYNSLDSALGEVARPFLSQFSHTSDTTQDSSVSSEDWSPSKKGGSLYLDLGALAGYYHLMRGPPSAEYS from the exons ATGGAGTTTCTTGATGATAATAAAAACATTGGGATAAATCTTCTACTGAGCCACTTGGACATGGAGGAGGTTCTTGAGCTGTATGAGAACCTTTACCCAGTcgaggacgaagaggaggaagaggaggaagcacGGTCCAGTGAGGAGGGTGTCTCGCAAGAGGACACGGACCAGGAGTCAGCAGGGACACACACGCCGGACGTGTTTGCCCAGGTGACCTGTCCGCCAGGCCCGGCAGGAGGCGTGCAGTACGGGAACGTGACTGATTTGTTAGCCTTCATCAGCCGGATCTCAGGCACAGCAAACGGGGTGCAGGCGCCCTCTCTCGTACACCTGAACAGTGAGATTGGAGTGCTTCTCAACAAG AAAGACATGATCCTGCAGAATGGGCACTATGGCGTGGACTCTGAGGTGTCCCTGTTTCCATGGAAACGCATCTACAGGAGTGTTGACTCTGCCCACATTCCCAAAGGTGCCTTTGGGAGAGTTCACTTGGCTCTGGACTGCGTCACGCGCAAGCGCATGGCCTGCAAGCTG ATCCCGCTGGAGCATTTCAGGCGCTCGGACGTGGAGATCCAGGCCCGCTTCGGCCACGAGAACGTGGCGGAGCTGTTCGGGGCCGTCCTGAGGGAGGGCACGCTGCACGTGTTCATGGAGGCGGGCGAGGGCGGCTCCGTGCTGGAGAAGCTGGACAGCTGCGGCCCCATGCGAGAGCCGGAGGTCGTCTGGGTCACCAGGCAGGTGCTCCAGGCCCTCGAGTACCTGCACAGCCACGGCGTCATCCACCACGACATCAAAC cGAGCAACATTGTGCTGATGTCAACTAAAGCCGTGCTGGTTGACTTTGGCCTGAGTGTACAGATGACTGGAGATGTGTACATTCCCAGAGATTTGCGAGGCACTGAG ATGTACATGAGTCCGGAGCTGGTTCTGTGTGGAGGCCACGACACGAAGACGGACATCTACAGTCTGGGCTCCACGGTGATCCACATGCTGACGGGCAGCGCTCCTTGGGTCCGCAGGTTCCCCCGCACTGCCTACCCTTCCTACCTGTACATA ATTCATAAATATGCGCCCCCTCTGGAGGAGGTTCCTGAGTCCTGTAGCAACCCCTTGAGGTCAGTGCTGCACAGCGCGCTGCACAGGAACCCAGGCCTCAGAGGCTCCGCCTCTCAGCTGCTGCAGCACCACGCCCTGCACCCCACAACCAATCAGACGCGCTACAACAGCCTAGACTCCGCCTTAGGGGAGGTGGCTCGACCATTTCTATCGCAATTCAGCCACACGTCAGACACAACACAAG ACTCCTCCGTGAGCTCTGAAGACTGGAGTCCCAGTAAGAAGGGGGGCTCCCTGTACCTGGATCTGGGAGCTTTGGCTGGGTACTACCACTTGATGAGGGGCCCTCCCAGTGCAGAATACAGTTAG